The genomic region GTAGGGTTCTGCTCTTTTCTGCACGCTCCGTTCGAGCCGTCCGCGCATTTTGTGCCGTCTGTCCAGGTCGCATTGGAAAGATCGGCATCAGACAAGTCAGCACCGGAGAGATTCGCAAAAGAAAGATTGGCCTGAGATAAATTGGCGCGGGAAAGGTTGGCGCCGGTTAGATTTGCTTCTCGTAAATTCGCAGACTTAAGAAAAGCTCCTGAGAGGTTGGCGCCTGAGACGTTGGCTCGCGTCAGCCTTACGGAGAGCATGTCGGCATCCGCTAGGTTAGCCTTCGAAAGGTTTGCCCCGGTTAAGCTAGACCCCGAGAGCTTAGCCCGGGAAAGATTCGCTCCTGATAGATCAGCATTCTGCAGGTCACACCATGTGCATTCCTGGGTGTTAAGAAGCTTATCCAGGGCCTGCTGAGAAAACCCGTAACCAACACCAGTCACGAGTATTGATACGAGAACTGCCAGGAATAGGACGCAGCCGATCCTATTTTTGTTCATGGTCGTCGGCCTCTTATGTAAGATTTCAAGCAGGGGGCGCCACCCAGCCGTCCACTATGTAGCTCCACTGTCTTCATCCCATATACCACACACCAACAGACAACGCAACAAAATGCAACCTCAAAATGCAACCTCTATTTACATGAAAAGGACCATTGGCTATAATCTGTTGTTGGTACGCTAAACGAGGAGGAAGCGATGAGTAAACGCGGTATTACAACCCGCTATGAAGATGTGGAACACTTAAGTGTCGGCGCTGCTCTGGAAAGAAGCGCGAGCCTGGTTCCTCAAAAGGTGTGCGTTTTTTTCAAAGACAAAACACTCACTTATAAACAGCTGGAAGAAGAATCGAATGCCTTTGCAGCAGGCCTGCAAGAGTCGGGAATCCAAAAGGGAGACAGGGTTGCCGTCTATATGCTTAACTGTCCCGAGCTTTACGTTGCGTTCTACGCTCTGCAGAAGATTGCGGCCGTGGTTACATGGGTAAACCCGGGGTACAA from Syntrophorhabdales bacterium harbors:
- a CDS encoding pentapeptide repeat-containing protein, whose amino-acid sequence is MNKNRIGCVLFLAVLVSILVTGVGYGFSQQALDKLLNTQECTWCDLQNADLSGANLSRAKLSGSSLTGANLSKANLADADMLSVRLTRANVSGANLSGAFLKSANLREANLTGANLSRANLSQANLSFANLSGADLSDADLSNATWTDGTKCADGSNGACRKEQNPTAGPGAFPF